From Micromonospora rifamycinica, a single genomic window includes:
- a CDS encoding MOSC domain-containing protein — MYGQVAQLWRYPVKSMLGEPLPDTTVDGRGVAGDRRLAVLDRETGRVGSAKRPRRWSALLGVRATGDAPDRVRLTLPDGSVHAHPDHRLDAALSRLLGRAVTLTDTVPADALLDRADPDAVLAEGPDADVPVTGNPLGGVAPAGSLVDFAPLHLVTTASLDALGLPLAAVPRYRPNLVVATDATGFVENGWPGRELRVGAEVVLRVLVPTPRCAVPTLAHGVLPRDPEALRRPTRRNRVVPLPELGAQPCVGVYAVVVRGGRVAAGDRVEPA, encoded by the coding sequence GTGTACGGACAGGTGGCCCAGCTGTGGCGGTACCCGGTCAAGTCGATGCTGGGCGAACCGCTCCCCGACACCACCGTGGACGGTCGGGGCGTGGCCGGTGACCGTCGGCTCGCCGTGCTGGACCGGGAGACCGGGCGGGTCGGCAGCGCGAAGCGGCCCCGACGCTGGTCGGCCCTGCTCGGGGTCCGGGCGACCGGCGACGCCCCCGACCGGGTACGCCTCACCCTCCCCGACGGCAGCGTCCACGCCCATCCCGACCACCGCCTGGACGCCGCGCTGTCCCGGCTGCTCGGCCGGGCGGTCACGCTCACCGACACCGTGCCCGCCGACGCCCTGCTGGACCGGGCCGACCCGGACGCGGTGCTGGCCGAGGGGCCGGACGCCGACGTGCCGGTGACCGGGAACCCGTTGGGCGGCGTCGCCCCGGCCGGCAGCCTGGTCGACTTCGCGCCGCTGCACCTGGTCACCACGGCCAGTCTGGACGCGCTCGGCCTGCCCCTGGCGGCGGTGCCCCGCTACCGGCCCAACCTGGTCGTGGCCACCGACGCGACGGGCTTCGTGGAGAACGGGTGGCCGGGTCGGGAGTTGCGGGTCGGCGCGGAGGTGGTGCTGCGGGTGCTGGTGCCGACCCCCCGGTGCGCGGTGCCCACCCTGGCGCACGGCGTGCTCCCCCGTGATCCGGAGGCGCTGCGGCGGCCGACCCGACGCAACCGGGTGGTCCCGCTGCCCGAGCTGGGGGCGCAACCCTGCGTCGGGGTGTACGCGGTGGTGGTGCGGGGTGGCCGGGTCGCCGCCGGGGACCGGGTCGAGCCGGCCTGA
- a CDS encoding helix-turn-helix domain-containing protein — MVAAEGGPATGPTVLRMLLGAQLRRLREASGVTREGAGWEIRSSESKISRMELGRVGFKERDVADLLTLYGVTADEERGALLKLARDANSPGWWHRYGDVLPGWFQSYLGLEAAAALIRSYEVQFVPGLLQTPEYARAVVLLGHRGAAVDEVDRRVELRMQRQQLLRRADPPQLWAVIDEAALRRPIGGREVKRGQLTALIEATRSPHVRLQVIPFDAGGHAAAGGAFTILRFGDDDLPDIVYIEQLTSALYLDKREDLDYYAAAMERLCVEATPPERTPEVLTRLRDELYPE, encoded by the coding sequence ATGGTTGCCGCCGAGGGGGGGCCGGCCACCGGTCCCACGGTGTTGCGGATGCTGCTCGGCGCGCAGTTGCGCCGGTTGCGGGAGGCCAGCGGTGTCACGCGTGAGGGCGCCGGCTGGGAGATCCGTTCCTCGGAGTCGAAGATCAGCCGGATGGAGCTGGGCCGGGTCGGCTTCAAGGAACGTGACGTCGCCGACCTGCTCACCCTCTACGGCGTCACCGCCGACGAGGAGCGCGGCGCGTTGCTCAAGCTGGCCCGGGACGCCAACAGCCCCGGGTGGTGGCACCGCTACGGCGACGTGCTGCCCGGCTGGTTCCAGTCCTATCTGGGCCTGGAGGCCGCCGCTGCGTTGATCCGCAGCTACGAGGTGCAGTTCGTCCCCGGCCTGTTGCAGACCCCGGAGTACGCCCGCGCGGTGGTCCTGCTCGGGCACCGGGGGGCGGCGGTGGACGAGGTGGACCGCCGGGTGGAGCTGCGTATGCAGCGTCAACAGCTGCTGCGCCGCGCCGACCCGCCGCAGCTCTGGGCGGTGATCGACGAGGCCGCCCTGCGTCGGCCGATCGGTGGCCGGGAGGTGAAGCGGGGGCAGTTGACCGCGCTGATCGAGGCGACCCGTTCGCCGCACGTCCGGCTGCAGGTCATCCCGTTCGACGCGGGCGGCCACGCCGCGGCCGGCGGGGCCTTCACCATCCTGCGCTTCGGCGACGACGACCTGCCCGACATCGTCTACATCGAGCAGCTGACCAGCGCGCTCTACCTCGACAAGCGGGAGGACCTGGACTACTACGCGGCGGCGATGGAACGGCTCTGCGTCGAGGCCACCCCGCCGGAGCGTACGCCGGAGGTGCTCACCCGACTGCGTGACGAGCTGTACCCGGAGTAA
- a CDS encoding type II toxin-antitoxin system PemK/MazF family toxin — protein MAGLLRNVATRLGRMTGVVGAQRGTAGPIPAQPARRRQVSALQRRELSYAPEPDGQADPGEIVWTWVPYEDDPKQGKDRPVLVVGRSSRTLFGLMLSSQSERDGQRHWLGLGPGEWDRDARPSWVRLDRVLTMREDSIRREGAVLDRVRFDRVGQALRSGYGWR, from the coding sequence GTGGCAGGTCTGTTGAGGAACGTGGCGACCCGGCTCGGCCGGATGACCGGCGTGGTCGGCGCGCAGCGGGGCACCGCCGGCCCGATCCCGGCCCAGCCGGCCCGGCGGCGGCAGGTCAGCGCCCTGCAACGACGGGAGCTGTCGTACGCCCCGGAGCCGGACGGGCAGGCCGACCCGGGGGAGATCGTCTGGACCTGGGTGCCCTACGAGGACGACCCGAAGCAGGGCAAGGACCGCCCGGTGCTGGTGGTCGGCCGCTCCAGCCGCACCCTGTTCGGGCTGATGCTCTCCAGCCAGAGCGAGCGGGACGGCCAGCGGCACTGGCTGGGGCTGGGGCCGGGGGAGTGGGACCGCGACGCGCGTCCCAGCTGGGTGCGGCTGGACCGGGTGCTCACCATGCGGGAGGACAGCATCCGCCGCGAGGGTGCGGTGCTGGACCGGGTGCGGTTCGACCGGGTGGGGCAGGCGCTGCGGTCCGGGTACGGCTGGCGCTGA
- a CDS encoding YciI family protein produces the protein MAKYMLIMRGTDESFAAMTETPFEEMLETMGRFNEELIRAGVLVAAEGLEDPAQSVVVDYSADPPVVTDGPYGETKELFGGFYLIDVASKEEAVEWARRMPAVSGSKCEVRRVPGIDEFPQDNEWIIRERAWRERTGQL, from the coding sequence TACCGACGAGTCCTTCGCCGCGATGACGGAGACGCCCTTCGAGGAGATGCTGGAGACGATGGGGCGGTTCAACGAGGAGTTGATCCGGGCGGGCGTGCTGGTGGCCGCCGAGGGCCTGGAGGACCCGGCGCAGAGCGTGGTGGTCGACTACAGCGCGGACCCCCCGGTCGTCACCGACGGCCCCTACGGCGAGACGAAGGAGCTGTTCGGCGGCTTCTACCTGATCGACGTGGCGTCGAAGGAGGAGGCCGTGGAGTGGGCCCGGCGGATGCCGGCGGTGAGCGGCAGCAAGTGCGAGGTGCGCCGGGTGCCGGGCATCGACGAGTTCCCGCAGGACAACGAGTGGATCATCAGGGAGCGGGCGTGGCGCGAGCGGACCGGCCAGCTCTGA
- a CDS encoding DUF397 domain-containing protein codes for MQQPENGVPTTQLPPLRWEKSRRSNPSGNCVELAELPGGAGIAMRNSRHPDGPALIYTVDEITAFVLGARDGDFDHLIG; via the coding sequence ATGCAGCAGCCTGAGAACGGCGTCCCCACCACCCAGCTGCCCCCCCTGAGGTGGGAGAAGAGCCGGCGGAGCAACCCCAGCGGCAACTGCGTCGAGTTGGCCGAGCTACCCGGCGGCGCCGGCATCGCCATGCGCAACTCCCGCCATCCCGACGGGCCGGCCCTGATCTACACGGTGGACGAGATAACGGCTTTCGTCCTCGGCGCGCGGGACGGCGACTTCGACCATCTGATCGGCTAG
- a CDS encoding GGDEF domain-containing protein, with protein MPDPLTVASGVSAAGALVSVWQLRRRALQAEAELEHLQAELAAERHAASHDPLTGLPNRRAFYRLAATLLTDAGGQPLIAVVLDLNDFKQVNDRYGHAAGDQVLISVAQRLAAFAGDNLVARLGGDEFAGLLASPSVDRRWIDHATRRLRDALAAPIPLGPCSVRVTASVGLAPVTGPTQLADALCRADAAMYRAKGVTSRQSPRQLLDAARLAEC; from the coding sequence GTGCCGGATCCGTTGACCGTCGCGTCCGGCGTCTCCGCAGCCGGGGCCCTGGTCTCGGTGTGGCAGCTACGCCGCCGGGCACTCCAGGCCGAGGCGGAACTGGAGCACCTCCAGGCCGAACTCGCCGCCGAGCGGCACGCCGCCAGCCACGATCCGCTCACCGGGCTACCCAACCGGAGAGCCTTCTACCGGCTGGCCGCCACGCTGCTCACCGACGCCGGCGGGCAACCCCTCATCGCGGTGGTCCTCGACCTCAACGACTTCAAACAGGTCAACGACCGCTACGGGCACGCCGCCGGCGACCAGGTACTGATCAGCGTCGCCCAACGACTGGCCGCCTTCGCCGGGGACAACCTGGTCGCCCGGCTCGGCGGGGACGAGTTCGCCGGCCTGCTGGCCAGCCCCTCGGTCGACCGGCGCTGGATCGACCACGCCACCCGGCGGCTGCGCGACGCGCTGGCCGCCCCCATCCCGCTGGGTCCGTGCAGCGTCCGGGTCACCGCCTCGGTCGGGCTCGCCCCGGTCACCGGTCCCACCCAGCTGGCCGACGCGCTGTGCCGGGCCGACGCCGCGATGTACCGGGCGAAGGGCGTCACCAGCCGGCAGTCACCCCGGCAACTGCTCGACGCGGCCCGCCTCGCCGAGTGCTGA
- a CDS encoding SAM-dependent methyltransferase — translation MEDPVTTDAPTGAAPHPSDRIDTSVAHPARRYNYWLGGKDNFQADRDSGDAMAAAFPTIRTAALENRRFLQRAVAHLAREAGVRQFLDIGTGIPTANNTHEVAQAVAPQSRVVYVDNDPIVLAHARALLTSSTQGATAYIDADLRDPEKILHHPELRRTLDLEQPVALMLVAILHFVPDPDDPYGVVRRLLAELPPGSYLAASHATFDHLAPEVAEEAREATRVGNAPGMINLRGRDEFARFFDGLDLVEPGLVSVAEWRAGAEPQPRPTAAEVSMYCGVARKG, via the coding sequence ATGGAGGACCCGGTGACCACCGATGCCCCGACGGGCGCCGCCCCGCACCCCAGCGACCGGATCGACACCTCGGTCGCGCACCCGGCCCGCCGCTACAACTACTGGCTCGGTGGCAAGGACAACTTCCAGGCCGACCGGGACTCCGGGGACGCGATGGCGGCGGCCTTCCCGACCATCCGCACCGCCGCCCTGGAGAACCGCCGGTTCCTGCAGCGTGCGGTCGCCCACCTGGCCCGGGAGGCGGGCGTCCGGCAGTTCCTGGACATCGGCACCGGTATCCCGACGGCGAACAACACCCACGAGGTGGCGCAGGCCGTCGCACCGCAGTCCCGGGTGGTCTACGTCGACAACGACCCGATCGTGCTGGCCCACGCCCGCGCGTTGCTGACCAGCTCGACGCAGGGCGCCACCGCCTACATCGACGCCGACCTGCGCGATCCGGAGAAGATCCTGCACCACCCCGAGCTGCGGCGGACCCTCGACCTGGAGCAGCCGGTCGCCCTGATGTTGGTGGCCATCCTGCACTTCGTGCCGGATCCGGACGACCCCTACGGCGTGGTCCGCCGGTTGCTCGCGGAGCTGCCGCCGGGCAGCTACCTGGCCGCGTCGCACGCCACCTTCGACCACCTCGCCCCCGAGGTGGCCGAGGAGGCCCGGGAGGCGACCCGGGTCGGCAACGCGCCCGGCATGATCAACCTCCGCGGCCGGGACGAGTTCGCCCGGTTCTTCGACGGCCTGGACCTGGTGGAGCCGGGCCTCGTCTCGGTGGCCGAATGGCGGGCCGGGGCCGAACCGCAGCCCCGTCCCACGGCCGCCGAGGTGAGCATGTACTGCGGGGTAGCCCGCAAGGGCTGA
- a CDS encoding RNA polymerase sigma factor produces the protein MARADRPALTPVTGDGPPSAESARRAVEALWRIESARIVGALARYTGDFALAEDVAQEAVAEALVGWARDGVPANPVGWLLTTARRRAVDAFRRRAARDARYAVLAGQLAEGTDGSSAGDLPWDPDRIDDDVLALMFVACHPVLSAEARLTLTLRVVGGLSSAEIARALLVPVPTVQARITRAKKTIAAAQVPFALPEPAQRRERLGAVLTVLYVIFTEGSTATSGDRLLRPDLAYEAIRLARTLAALLPAEPEVHGLLALCELTAARFPARVDADGAAVLLTDQDRRRWDRSAIRRGVAALARAVAPGRGLGPYGLQAAIAACHATAGSVEQTDWARVVLLYEALGRVAPSPVVELNRAVAVAMADGPLPALALVDQVAATGRLAGSYLLPSVRGELLARLGRHGEARTELESAARCCRNDRERAVLLRKVDALGG, from the coding sequence GTGGCGCGAGCGGACCGGCCAGCTCTGACCCCGGTGACCGGCGACGGCCCGCCGAGCGCCGAGTCGGCACGGCGGGCCGTCGAGGCGCTCTGGCGGATCGAGTCCGCCCGGATCGTCGGGGCGTTGGCCCGCTACACCGGCGACTTCGCGCTCGCCGAGGACGTCGCGCAGGAGGCGGTGGCCGAGGCGCTGGTCGGCTGGGCGCGCGACGGCGTGCCGGCGAATCCGGTGGGCTGGCTGCTCACCACCGCCCGTCGGCGCGCGGTCGACGCCTTCCGTCGCCGGGCGGCCCGCGACGCCCGGTACGCGGTGCTCGCCGGTCAGCTCGCCGAGGGCACGGACGGGTCGTCGGCCGGTGACCTGCCGTGGGATCCCGACCGGATCGACGACGACGTCCTGGCGCTGATGTTCGTGGCGTGCCATCCGGTGCTCTCGGCCGAGGCCCGGTTGACCCTGACGCTGCGGGTGGTCGGTGGCCTGTCCAGCGCGGAGATCGCCCGGGCGCTCCTGGTGCCGGTGCCCACCGTCCAGGCGCGGATCACCCGGGCCAAGAAGACGATCGCCGCCGCGCAGGTGCCGTTCGCGCTCCCCGAACCGGCCCAGCGACGGGAGCGGCTCGGCGCGGTCCTGACCGTGCTCTACGTGATCTTCACGGAGGGGTCGACGGCGACGAGCGGTGACCGGCTGCTCCGCCCCGACCTGGCGTACGAGGCGATCCGGCTGGCCCGGACGCTGGCCGCGCTGCTGCCCGCCGAGCCGGAGGTGCACGGCCTGCTCGCCCTGTGCGAGCTGACCGCCGCGCGGTTCCCGGCCCGGGTCGACGCGGACGGCGCGGCGGTGCTGCTGACGGATCAGGACCGGCGTCGGTGGGACCGCTCGGCGATCCGCCGGGGCGTGGCCGCGCTCGCCCGGGCCGTGGCGCCGGGGCGGGGCCTCGGGCCGTACGGGTTGCAGGCGGCCATCGCCGCCTGCCACGCCACAGCCGGGTCGGTGGAGCAGACCGACTGGGCCCGGGTGGTGCTCCTCTACGAGGCCCTGGGCCGGGTGGCCCCGTCGCCGGTCGTCGAGCTGAACCGGGCCGTCGCGGTGGCCATGGCCGACGGGCCGCTGCCGGCGTTGGCGCTGGTGGACCAGGTGGCCGCCACCGGTCGCCTGGCCGGGTCGTACCTGCTGCCGAGCGTGCGGGGTGAGCTGCTCGCCCGGCTCGGTCGGCACGGCGAGGCGCGGACCGAGCTGGAGTCCGCCGCCCGGTGCTGCCGTAACGACCGTGAGCGGGCGGTGCTGCTGCGCAAGGTGGACGCCCTGGGCGGCTGA